One Cynocephalus volans isolate mCynVol1 chromosome 5, mCynVol1.pri, whole genome shotgun sequence DNA window includes the following coding sequences:
- the LOC134377952 gene encoding histone H4 produces the protein MSGRGKGGKGLGKGGAKRHRKVLRDNIQGITKPAIRRLARRGGVKRISGLIYEETRGVLKVFLENVIRDAVTYTEHAKRKTVTAMDVVYALKRQGRTLYGFGG, from the coding sequence ATGTCTGGTCGTGGTAAGGGCGGTAAGGGCCTGGGGAAGGGCGGCGCTAAGCGCCACCGCAAGGTCCTGCGCGACAACATCCAGGGCATCACCAAGCCCGCCATCCGGCGCCTGGCCCGCCGCGGCGGTGTTAAGCGCATCTCCGGCCTCATCTACGAGGAGACCCGCGGGGTCCTCAAGGTGTTCCTGGAGAATGTGATCCGCGACGCCGTCACCTACACGGAGCACGCCAAGCGCAAGACTGTCACCGCCATGGACGTGGTCTACGCGCTCAAGCGCCAGGGTCGCACCCTCTACGGCTTCGGGGGCTAG